Proteins encoded together in one Anaerotignum propionicum DSM 1682 window:
- a CDS encoding PBSX family phage terminase large subunit yields MLNIDKRNFNPVYFPQITDYSHRYNVYYGGRSSGKSYFIVDKLIIKALSSKCKMLFMMKQDNKVEDTVWRMALDTLHKFKLYDKCKINKSNHTIELPNGSWIKCVGLQDSERIKGYVNIDTVWLEECTNFSVDDVELIDGTIRGKAKNKEIYFSFNPVSKQNWVYKYFGFDTGIIPEDTFILKTTYKDNKWCDDATMKRLERLKERNPARYKIEAEGDFATLDKLVIPSYEVEEFNWKDKLYNGNNRTFLALGCDFGYQDPTAFIAAVVDDTDKKLYIFDEHYQRGMLNTDIARMIMSKGFHKEKIFFDCAEPKSIQEIKRLGIDRATPCRKGKDSIKHGLQKLLQYEIIVHPSCVHTQDEFDNYSYKKDKNTDEYTSEPLDNGYCHLVDALRYSLQIVKKKANILTIKL; encoded by the coding sequence TTGTTAAACATAGACAAAAGAAATTTTAATCCTGTATATTTTCCCCAAATTACAGACTATTCTCACCGCTATAATGTCTATTACGGGGGACGTTCCTCTGGCAAATCTTACTTTATTGTAGACAAGCTAATCATAAAGGCATTAAGTTCAAAATGTAAAATGCTATTTATGATGAAGCAGGACAATAAAGTTGAGGACACTGTTTGGAGAATGGCACTTGATACATTACATAAATTCAAGCTTTACGATAAATGTAAAATTAATAAGTCTAACCATACAATAGAATTACCTAATGGCAGTTGGATAAAATGTGTTGGCTTGCAAGATTCGGAGCGTATCAAAGGCTATGTAAATATTGATACGGTGTGGCTTGAAGAATGTACAAACTTTTCTGTAGATGATGTGGAACTGATTGACGGTACTATCAGAGGTAAGGCGAAGAATAAAGAAATTTATTTCTCCTTTAATCCTGTAAGCAAGCAAAATTGGGTATATAAATATTTTGGATTTGACACAGGTATTATTCCAGAGGATACATTTATTCTCAAAACTACTTACAAAGATAATAAATGGTGTGATGATGCCACTATGAAACGACTTGAACGATTAAAGGAGCGTAATCCAGCTAGATATAAAATTGAAGCTGAAGGTGATTTTGCTACACTTGACAAACTTGTTATACCTTCTTATGAAGTAGAGGAATTTAATTGGAAAGACAAGCTATACAATGGAAACAACAGAACATTTCTAGCGTTGGGCTGTGATTTTGGTTATCAAGACCCGACAGCGTTTATTGCTGCCGTTGTGGATGATACAGATAAGAAACTTTATATCTTTGACGAACATTATCAGAGGGGAATGCTTAACACAGATATTGCACGAATGATTATGAGCAAGGGTTTCCACAAGGAAAAAATATTCTTTGATTGTGCAGAACCAAAGTCCATTCAAGAAATAAAGAGACTTGGCATTGACAGGGCTACACCATGCCGTAAAGGTAAAGATAGTATTAAACATGGTTTGCAGAAATTATTGCAGTATGAAATCATTGTTCATCCTTCATGTGTTCATACGCAAGATGAATTTGACAATTATTCATATAAGAAGGATAAGAATACCGATGAATATACAAGTGAGCCTTTAGACAATGGGTATTGTCATTTGGTGGATGCCTTAAGATATTCATTACAGATTGTAAAGAAGAAAGCCAACATATTAACCATAAAATTATAA